From a single Gimesia fumaroli genomic region:
- a CDS encoding thiol-disulfide oxidoreductase DCC family protein yields MNQQTELEVFFDGACPLCRKEINMIRRLDRRHRILFTDIAEPEFDIEIYGKTMNQLMEGIHARLPDGTWVTGVEVFRRLYSAIGFGWLVVPTRLPGVSHFLDLAYHVFAKNRLKLTGRCQNTAACEIPDQIKEARS; encoded by the coding sequence ATGAATCAACAGACTGAGCTGGAAGTGTTTTTCGATGGTGCCTGCCCTTTGTGCCGGAAGGAAATCAACATGATTCGTCGTCTGGATCGTCGGCATCGAATTTTATTCACTGATATTGCGGAACCAGAATTCGATATCGAGATCTACGGCAAAACCATGAATCAACTGATGGAGGGAATCCATGCACGTCTGCCAGATGGAACCTGGGTGACTGGCGTTGAAGTCTTTCGCCGGTTATATTCCGCCATTGGTTTCGGCTGGCTGGTTGTGCCGACGCGGTTGCCTGGTGTATCCCATTTTCTGGATCTGGCTTATCACGTCTTCGCGAAAAACAGACTGAAACTGACCGGCCGTTGTCAGAACACTGCTGCTTGTGAGATTCCTGATCAAATTAAAGAGGCGCGGTCATGA